From Herbaspirillum sp. WKF16:
TTCACCCAGGGCAACATCACCTCGACCAACAACCCGCTGGATATCGCCATCAACGGCGACGGCTTCTTCCAGCTGGCAGGCAGCGCGACCGACCTGTCGCCCCTGTACGGCCGCAACGGCCAGTTCGAGCTGGACAAGGACGGCTACATCATCAACCCCAGCATGAACGGCGCCTTCCTGATGGGCTACGCTGCCGGCGTGACCGGCGGCGACCCGGTGCGCCTGCAGATCGATACCTCCGCCATGGCGGCGACGCCGACCACCAAGGTCACCACCAAGCTGAACCTGGACTCGCGCGTGGATCCGCCGACCGTCACCCCGTTCGATCCCGCGCAGCCGAATTCGTACACCAGCGCCACCGGCATGACCATGTATGACAGCCTGGGCAATCCGTACAGCGTGCAGACCTACTTCGTGAAGAACGCCACGCTGCCGGCCGACCCTGCCGCCACGCCGCCGCGCGCGACTCCCCAGACCACCTGGGACGTCTATGCGACGATCGACGGCAAGACCGTGGGCACCGGTACGCCGGTGGTGCCGACCAAGCTCGGCTCCATGACCTTCGACTCCACCGGTTCGTTGATCGCCGCGCCGACCGTCACCCTGGATACGACCGGCTACACCAAGCTGGGCGGCACCTTCCCGGGCACCATCTCCTACAATTTCGTGGGTTCGACCCAGACCGGTTCGGCCTTCGTGCCGCTGGCCGCCAGCCAGGACGGCATGGCGCCGGGCACGCTGTCTTCCTTCTCGGTGGCCAAGGACGGCACCATCGTCGGTTCCTACAGCAACCAGCAGACCAAGAACCTGGGCAGCGTGGTGCTGGTGAACTTCGCCAACCCGAACGGCCTGCAGCCGCTGGGCAACAACCTGTACCAGGCCACCGCCGACGCCGGCGTGCCCCTGGTGGGCAAGCCGACCACCGGCACCTTCGGCACGCTGCAGGCGCGCGCGGTGGAAGACTCCAACGTCGACCTGACCGCTGAACTGGTCAACATGATCGTGGCCCAGCGCGTCTACCAGGCCAACTCGCAAACCATCAAGGTGCAGGATACCGTCCTGCAGACCCTGGTCAGCCTGCGCTGATCGCATGATGGATGCGTGCCGCAAGGCGCGCATGTTTCAAGGCCGCCGGCGTTGCCGGCGGCCGGTTTCAATCAGCAGCGCCGCACCGCGGCGATGCGCAAAGGGGTTTTATGGATCGTTTGGTCTATACCGCGATGTCTGGCGCCAAGCACACGATGGAGCAGCAGGCTACCGCCAGCAACAACCTGGCCAATGCCACGACGACGGGTTTCCGCGCCCAGCTCAATACGTTCCGCTCGGCGCCGGTGAAGGGGGAGGGGCTGGCTACGCGCGCGTTCGTGGTGGATTCCACCGCGGGCAATGACTTTTCGCAGGGGCCGCTCCAGGACACTGGCCGCGCGCTCGACGTGGCGGTGCAAGGACGCGGCTGGATTGCCGTGCAGAGCGCCGATGGCGGCGAAGCCTACACGCGCAACGGCAGCTTCAAGATCAACGAGAACGGCATCCTGCAGACCCAGTCCGGCCAGACCGTGATGGGCGACGGCGGCCCGATCACCATCCCGCCCGACACCACGGTGGCCATCGCCGCCGACGGCACGGTGTCGTCGATCCCGACCAACGGCATTCCCAACGCAGTCAACGTGCTTGGCCGCATCAAGCTGGTCAATCCCGACGACAAGAACATGAAGCGCGGCGACGACGGCATGTTCCGCACCATCACCGGCGCGGCCCAGCCTGACGCCAACGTGCGCCTGGCCAGCGGTGCGCTCGAAGGCAGCAACGTGAACGTGGTGGAGGCGATGGTCAACATGATCAACCTGTCGCGCCAGTTCGAAATGAACATGAAGATGATCCAGACTGCCCAGGACGACGCCACCAAGGCGACCCAGATCCTGTCGCTGTCCTGATTGATGTGACCGCCGATTACCGGAGAAATAGATGATTCGTTCCCTTTGGATTTCCAAGACCGGCCTGGATGCGCAACAGACGCAGCTGGACGTGATTTCGAACAACCTGGCCAACGTCAGCACCAACGGCTTCAAGCGTTCGCGCGCGGTGTTCGAGGACCTGTTGTACCAGACCGTGCGCCAGCCCGGCGCGCAGTCCTCGCAGCAGACCCAGCTGCCATCGGGCCTGCAGATCGGCACCGGCGTGCGTCCGGTGGCGACCGAGCGCATCTTCACCCAGGGCAACGTCAACCAGACCAATAACGACAAGGATCTGGCGATCCAGGGCGCTGGCTTCTTCCAGATCCTGCTGCCGGACGGCACTACCGCCTACACCCGCGACGGCGCCTTCCAGACCGACAGCCAGGGCCAGCTGGTGACTTCCAGCGGCTACACCCTGCAGCCGCCGATCACCGTGCCGCTCAACACCACCAAGCTGAGCGTGGGCCGCGACGGCACCGTGTCGATCATGCAGGCCGGCTCGACCGCGACCACCCAGATCGGCACCATCCAGGTGGCCACCTTCATCAACCCGGCCGGCCTGGAAAGCCGCGGCGAGAACCTGTACGTGGAAACCGCGGCCTCCGGCACGCCCAACCCGAACACGCCGGGCACCAACGGCGCCGGCGCGCTGTGGCAGGGCTATGTGGAAACCTCCAACGTCAACGTGGTGGAAGAGCTGGTCAACATGATCCAGACCCAGCGCGCCTACGAAATCAACAGCAAGGCCATCACCACCTCGGATCAGATGCTGGCCAAGCTGTCGCAGCTGTAATCGGGTGGTTCAAGTAGTTGAATTTGTTGTGCGCAGTGTGCGTGTGAAGAAGGACGAGGCAGATATGAACAGCTTGCTGAAACTGGCCGCCATCGCGGTTGCATTCGCCATCGGCGGTTGCACCACGGTGCCCGATACCATCGTGACGGGCCCCACCACGGCGCGCCCGCAGCCGGCTTCGTATGCGCCACCGACTTCCGGCGCGATTTTCCAGTCGGCGGCTTATCGTCCGTTGCTGGAAGATCGCCGCGCGCGCCTGGTCGGCGATACGATCACCATCGTGATCAACGAGAAGACCAGCGCCGGCAAATCGGCCGGCAGCTCCGCCAGCAAGACCGGCACCGTGGCTTCGCCGGCGCCGACCATCTTCGGGACGAGCATCAAGGAACTGTCCGCCAGCGGCACCTCGTCCAACAAGTTTGAAGACAAGGGCGCCACCACCTCCAGCAACACCTTCACCGGCACCATCGGCGTGACCGTGGTCGAGGTGCTGCCCAACGGCAACCTGGTGGTCAGCGGCGAGAAGCAGGTCGCGCTGGACAAGGGCGTGGAATACGTGCGCTTCTCGGGCACCGTCAGCCCCGACAATATTCAAACCGGCAATACCGTGTCGTCCACCCTGGTGGCGGACGCCAAGGTCGAGTACCGCACCAACACCCGGGTCGACATGGCTGATTTCATGTCCTCGCTGGGACGTTTCTTCTTCAGCGTTTCTCCTTTCTGATGGAGTGGCAGTTCAATGTTTAGGAAAGGATTTACCGCGATGGACATGATGCATTTGACGCGCAAGGCGCTGGCAGCCGCGGCTGCGGCCGGGCTGTGCCTGGTGGCGGCCGTGCCGGCCCACGCGGAACGCCTGAAGGACCTCGCCAGCATCCAGGGCGTGCGTCAGAACCAGCTGGTCGGCTACGGTCTCGTGGTCGGCCTCGACGGCAGCGGTGACCAGACCACCCAGACTCCGTTTACCGTGCAGAGCGTGATCAGCATGCTGCAGCAGCTGGGCGTGAACGTGCCGACCGGCACCAGCAGCAACATGCAGCTGAAGAACGTCGCCGCGGCGATGGTGACGGCGACCCTGCCGGCCTTCGCCCAGCCCGGACAACTGATCGACGTGACCGTGTCCTCCATCGGCAACGCCAAGAGCATCCGCGGCGGCACGCTGCTGATGGCGCCGCTGAAAGGCGCCGACGGCCAGATCTACGCGATTGCCCAGGGCAACATCGTGGTGGGCGGCGCAGGCGCATCGGCCGCCGGCAGCAGCACGACGATCAACCAGCTGTCGGCCGGCCGGATTTCAGGCGGCGCCACCGTGGAACGCTCCGTGCCCAGCGCACTGGGCGGCGGCGAGATGGTCATGCTGGAACTCAACGACAACGATTTCTCGACCGCCAGCCGCGTGGTGGATGCGGTCAACAAGCGTTTCGGCATGGACACCGCCGTGGCGCAGGACGGCCGCGTGATCCGTATCCGCGCGCCGATTTCCAGCGGCGACCGCGTGGCCTTCCTGGGCGCGCTGGAGAACGTGGATGTGACGCCGGGCAAGCTGGCCGCCAAGGTCATTTTGAACGCCCGTACCGGCTCGGTGGTGATGAACCAGAGCGTGATGCTGGACACCTGCGCGGTCTCGCACGGCAACCTGTCGGTGGTGATCCAGGCCGACAACGCCGTCTCCCAGCCCAATGCGCTTGCCGGCGGCAATACCGCCGCGGTGCAGAACGCGCAGATCTCGATCAACAAGGAACCCGGCAAGGTCATGCTGCTCAAGGGCGGCGCATCGCTGTCCGACGTGGTGAAGGCGCTCAATGCCATCGGCGCGACCCCGCAAGACTTGCTGGCCATCCTGCAGGCGATGAAGGCGGCCGGTTCGCTGCGCGCAGAACTTGAAGTGATTTAAACGAGGCGAGTCAGCTGGCCGGGCCGTTGCCAACGGTCCGGATCAACAAACAACCGATCTCTCATCCAAGGTATTCCATGCTCAACAAGATCAACCCATCCAATCCGACCGAGAGTCTGGCCGTCGATGCGAATGGGCTGAACAGCCTGCGTGAAGCTGCGCGCCAGAACGGCGGCTCGCCGGAGGCGATCAAAGGCGCGGCCAAGCAGTTCGAAGCCATGTTCCTGAACATGGTGATGAAGAGCATGCGCGACGCCACGCCGCAGAACGGCCCGTTCGACAACGAGTCGACCAAGATGTTTACGTCGATGCTGGACCAGCAGATGAGCCAGAACCTGGCCCAGCGCGGCATCGGCCTGGCCGATGTGCTGACGCGCCAGCTGTCGGCCTCGCTGCCCAAGAAGTTGCCGGACGCCCAGGATCTGGACGCGCAACAGGGCGACGATGGATTGCCGATGGGCATTCCCCTGGTCAAGGACATGAGCGAAGCCGATCGGGCCAAGTTCATCCAGAGCTTCGCCAGCCAGCAAGCGGCCGACAGCACCGACCAGGACGGCCGCAACAAGCGCCGCAATCCCAACAAGCCGGCGCACGTGGAAGCCTTCCAGAACCGCCTGCAGGCCGATGCCGAGATCGCCAGCAAGATGACCGGCATCCCCGCCAAGTTCATGCTGGCCCAGGCCGCGCTGGAAACCGGCTGGGGCAAGAAGGAAATCATCACCCGCGACGGTCGCTCGGCGCACAACCTGTTCGGCATCAAGGCCACCGGCAACTGGACGGGCAAGGTTGTCGAAGCGACCACGATCGAATACATCAACGGCAAGCCGCAAAAGCGCGTGGAGAAATTCCGCGCCTACGATTCCTACGCCGACGCCTTCAAGGATTACGCCAATTTGCTCAAGAGCAATCCGCGTTACGAGAAGGTGCTGGCCAGCGCCCAGGACGCGCACGGGTTCGCCTACGGCCTGCAGCGCGCGGGCTATGCGACCGACCCGCACTACGCCGAGAAGCTCTCGCGCATCATTCGCCAATCCCTGTCGGCATAACACGCCGCAAAGCTGAGCCGTTCCGACCGGAAACAAATCCGGTTCGCATCGTCTAAAGTTTTTGTAAAGCGTGCCGTTGACTTGGGTATTCCGCTAAAAGCTTTTAGGACGACGACCTAGCATGGCAACAAACATCTTCAGCATCGGACAGAGCGCGTTGCAGGCGGCCATGGCAGCGCAGGCCACCACCAGCCACAACCTTGCGAACGCCCTGACCCCGGGTTACAACCGCCAGGTTGTCGTGCAGAGCAGCGCCGGCGGCATCAACTACGGCTACGGTTTCGTCGGCCAGGGCACCCAGGTCGCCGAGATCAAGCGCGTCTACAACGATTTCCTGGTCAAGCAGCAGCTGGCCTCGCAGACCAGCGCCAGCTCGCTGGACTCCTACTATTCGCAAATTTCGCAGCTCGACAACTTGCTGGCCGACAAGGATGCCGGCCTGTCGCCCGCGCTGCAGGACTTCTTCAAGTCGATCCAGAACTTTGCGTCCACTCCCAATACCGATGCGTCGCGTCAATCGGTGCTGTCTGGCGCCTCGACCCTGGTGGCCCGCTTCCAGGCGCTGAACGACCAGATGGCGCAGAGCCGCACCAGCGTCAACACCCAGATCACCTCGACCGTCGACAGCCTGAATTCGTATTCGGCCCAGCTGGCCGAGCTCAACAAGGCCATCGTCAAGGCGCAGGGCGCCGGCGGCGGCCAGGCTCCTAACGACTTGCTGGACCAGCGCGACCAGGTGGTCGCCAACATCAACAAGCTCGCCAAGGTCACCACGGTGGCGCAGGACAACGGCTCGATGAGCGTGTTCATCGGTTCCGGCCAGCCGCTGGTGATCGGCGAGCAGGTCACCACGCTGGTTGCTGCGCCCTCGGCCGACGACGTCTCGCGCCTGCAGATCGGTTACTCGGTTGCCGGCGGCAAGACCGCGATCATCCCGGACAATTTCTTCTACGACGGCGGCAGCCTGGG
This genomic window contains:
- the flgE gene encoding flagellar hook protein FlgE, translated to MSFQQGLSGLNGAAKSLDVIGNNVANASTVGFKQSQTQFADMYANSMNRSGNSPVGIGVTVANVAQAFTQGNITSTNNPLDIAINGDGFFQLAGSATDLSPLYGRNGQFELDKDGYIINPSMNGAFLMGYAAGVTGGDPVRLQIDTSAMAATPTTKVTTKLNLDSRVDPPTVTPFDPAQPNSYTSATGMTMYDSLGNPYSVQTYFVKNATLPADPAATPPRATPQTTWDVYATIDGKTVGTGTPVVPTKLGSMTFDSTGSLIAAPTVTLDTTGYTKLGGTFPGTISYNFVGSTQTGSAFVPLAASQDGMAPGTLSSFSVAKDGTIVGSYSNQQTKNLGSVVLVNFANPNGLQPLGNNLYQATADAGVPLVGKPTTGTFGTLQARAVEDSNVDLTAELVNMIVAQRVYQANSQTIKVQDTVLQTLVSLR
- the flgF gene encoding flagellar basal-body rod protein FlgF gives rise to the protein MDRLVYTAMSGAKHTMEQQATASNNLANATTTGFRAQLNTFRSAPVKGEGLATRAFVVDSTAGNDFSQGPLQDTGRALDVAVQGRGWIAVQSADGGEAYTRNGSFKINENGILQTQSGQTVMGDGGPITIPPDTTVAIAADGTVSSIPTNGIPNAVNVLGRIKLVNPDDKNMKRGDDGMFRTITGAAQPDANVRLASGALEGSNVNVVEAMVNMINLSRQFEMNMKMIQTAQDDATKATQILSLS
- the flgG gene encoding flagellar basal-body rod protein FlgG, whose translation is MIRSLWISKTGLDAQQTQLDVISNNLANVSTNGFKRSRAVFEDLLYQTVRQPGAQSSQQTQLPSGLQIGTGVRPVATERIFTQGNVNQTNNDKDLAIQGAGFFQILLPDGTTAYTRDGAFQTDSQGQLVTSSGYTLQPPITVPLNTTKLSVGRDGTVSIMQAGSTATTQIGTIQVATFINPAGLESRGENLYVETAASGTPNPNTPGTNGAGALWQGYVETSNVNVVEELVNMIQTQRAYEINSKAITTSDQMLAKLSQL
- a CDS encoding flagellar basal body L-ring protein FlgH: MNSLLKLAAIAVAFAIGGCTTVPDTIVTGPTTARPQPASYAPPTSGAIFQSAAYRPLLEDRRARLVGDTITIVINEKTSAGKSAGSSASKTGTVASPAPTIFGTSIKELSASGTSSNKFEDKGATTSSNTFTGTIGVTVVEVLPNGNLVVSGEKQVALDKGVEYVRFSGTVSPDNIQTGNTVSSTLVADAKVEYRTNTRVDMADFMSSLGRFFFSVSPF
- a CDS encoding flagellar basal body P-ring protein FlgI, producing MHLTRKALAAAAAAGLCLVAAVPAHAERLKDLASIQGVRQNQLVGYGLVVGLDGSGDQTTQTPFTVQSVISMLQQLGVNVPTGTSSNMQLKNVAAAMVTATLPAFAQPGQLIDVTVSSIGNAKSIRGGTLLMAPLKGADGQIYAIAQGNIVVGGAGASAAGSSTTINQLSAGRISGGATVERSVPSALGGGEMVMLELNDNDFSTASRVVDAVNKRFGMDTAVAQDGRVIRIRAPISSGDRVAFLGALENVDVTPGKLAAKVILNARTGSVVMNQSVMLDTCAVSHGNLSVVIQADNAVSQPNALAGGNTAAVQNAQISINKEPGKVMLLKGGASLSDVVKALNAIGATPQDLLAILQAMKAAGSLRAELEVI
- the flgJ gene encoding flagellar assembly peptidoglycan hydrolase FlgJ, which translates into the protein MLNKINPSNPTESLAVDANGLNSLREAARQNGGSPEAIKGAAKQFEAMFLNMVMKSMRDATPQNGPFDNESTKMFTSMLDQQMSQNLAQRGIGLADVLTRQLSASLPKKLPDAQDLDAQQGDDGLPMGIPLVKDMSEADRAKFIQSFASQQAADSTDQDGRNKRRNPNKPAHVEAFQNRLQADAEIASKMTGIPAKFMLAQAALETGWGKKEIITRDGRSAHNLFGIKATGNWTGKVVEATTIEYINGKPQKRVEKFRAYDSYADAFKDYANLLKSNPRYEKVLASAQDAHGFAYGLQRAGYATDPHYAEKLSRIIRQSLSA